GTATTCATTCATCGTTGTTCTAGAGACCTGACATTGTACATTCAGTTTACTATAACTACATAAGTAAGGTTATTTTACTGTGTAGGGTTGTATTCTAATGGATTCCCTTGTGAATCTTTGCACTGTACTCGAACGATTCCGGACATATTCAAACTCAAACTCAAAACCAATTGGTTTCTAAGGTTTTAAACTACAGCGATTCATTCTACATACATTTTGTTGTCAACGCAAAGGGTTTGTCATCTTGGCTGTGTCATTATAAAAAGTGCTCTGGAGAAATTTTAATAAGtcttgataataaaaaaaatcctaaaaggGTAAACAGGTATGAAACATGGTGATTTTATTGGGATAGCtaatagcataatagggcccctttaagaaaaCTCTACAAAGTTTTGTTTCAAACAGTTTCACTTTTAGGAACACTATGATGGTTGAGCACAGTTTAAACCCCTAAATACGAATGTTTCGCAATGCAATCACTAACGAAGTAATCAATGAAACTGGCCTTCCTGTCTGTTCTAAATAAGTTATAGCCACACTGTACACTGGAATGTGGTGGACCATGTTATTGCCAAGTCAGTGTGGTTTGTCTTGGCAAACAGTTCCAAGTTACATAACTTCCCCTAAATGGGTCCATTCTCgaaaaaaagattttttttcctcctctccggATCACAAGAATGTTTTGTGCCCCTGTAACCTGAAGTGAACTCAGAGAAGATTTTTAGAGTTTGTCTGTTTGGACACGTCTACAGTAGTCATTTTTGTAAACGTATGAATTAAATGAACTTCTTTGTGCTATGAGATACGGTAGGCAGTTTCAACTTTCAGTGGCTGGATCTATACATGGCCAAATACGCTGCTGTCATTGCATTGACGGAAGCAGTGCATGTGTTAAATTGCATGGCAGAAATCACCAAACGGTATATAATTATATGTAATAGCTGaagctttaaaatataataatttccCAGCATATCATTTGCTTTATGTTTATAGGATGGTCGGGCTCCCTCGGGTGTTTTGGTTTGTGCCATGTTCTGCTTCTGCCACCTCTTCAACAATCCAGTTCCTGCGATGCAGCTACTCAGCGCCAAGAGACCAGGATCTGGCCTCTGGCCCTCACACCGCAGGTTTGTTACCATAAAATAtactctatgtgtgtgtgtgtcaacatgtGGGTGTGATGGagaataagaaatataaaaggGGAAAGGGAAGCAAAGgaacaacaaataattaaagtCTGGGTAGGAAAAGGCGGGATTGCTTTTTTACCAAGAGATAAGATTCAAACTGAATTTATTGAGGTTTATAACCTATTTACTTTATCAGCAAGTTATACCATGAGCTGGCAGCCCCTCAAGGATGGACATTTTAATACCCTGCCAGCCAGTTCTGTAGCATTTATTAGTCCTTGTTAGAGTTTCAAAATGAATAAGAGTTTCTGGAAATGGAAGCAAAAACTCCTCATCATACGcacataacaaaacacaaagtgaggcatttgacattgaaaacaaacacagaattaAAGAGattatctttcttttctttttttttttcacttattgATCGTGATTTTAAAGAGatatcagattacattttcacagttgtATAACGTATAGTTAACACTAAAAACAGACATCTCTCACCACACGCTACTAGACAGACAGTAAATaaactgattaaaaaataaaaacacaagattatctttctttttcaccatTCAGGTACATAGGCTATGTGTGCAGCATGGTATCAGAGAAGCCCAGTCTACCCCATTCCAAGCCCTTGATGATCAAGGGTCTTACAATGAGTCCGGTACCCTGCTTTAACAAGCAGCGCAGCGGCTGTCGGCCCTTCTGTGACGTCCTTATTGGAGAGACAAAGATCTTCAGCACTGCACAGGAGTATGAGAGGATGAGGTAGGGGCCTCATTATCTTATTTGAATTGTATAAGCCTCAAATAGGAATCTATGCTTTATTTATGATACATTTGAAGGTATATCACAGAGTCTAACATACATCACGCTACACTTTTTGCTCCACTcccattctctctctgtctctctctgaaattattttccctcccacacactgttCATATCTAGGGAGCACAGGATCCAAGAGGGTAAGGTCGCCTTTCCTTTAGGTGTGAGTGTGCAAGGCGACGTCGTTGTTTCAGTGTACCACATGAGGTCGACCATCGGAGGACGTCTCCAGGCCAAGGTATTCTTCATTTGTTGTGCTGCAAAAACAAGATGTTTCAAAATCATAATGTTGTTTGCACAAGATATATTATACTGAACTATTAGCATCAAACTCAAGATAGGGCTGCTACTCAATTGAACATCTTTTCAACCAGTCACAGACACCAAAACTGTCAAATATATTAACAATTCATATGATAGGTACCATTTTATAAGGAATGATTGCTAAATCTAAGAAAATAGATGTCTTAAGGATTTCAAAGCAACATGTGAGATATGACAGTGAATTGGACTATTGATGCAGTTAAGAATGATACACTACAAAAGCACATGGTCCAAAATTTGCATTTGATTTCCTGTTATTAGGTTTCCAACACACAGATATTCCAGATTCAGTTCCATACTGGCTTCATTGCTCCTGGTACCACTGTGCTAAAGTTTAGCAAGTAAGGACATTTCTTCTATTTGATAAGATGTATGAGAATGGAAAAAAACCCTGCTGATAAcagtctgttttctttcttactctaacaaacatacattttccctGTCAGGCCAGAGCTGGATGCCTGCGACTCTCCTGAGAAGTATCCCCAGCTTTTCCATGTGATACTGgacgtggaggtggagggggtggACAAGCAGAAAGACCTGACACCGCCTTGGGAGCAGTTCCCCTGTAAAGACCTCAACCCCAATGTGCTCTTCTCCTGCCACCAGGAGCATCAGGACGCGCTTGCTATCGCTGGTAATGTAGGGATGGGAAGCTTGCACACGGTGCAAAGACTAAACTGCCTCTGCTAATTTGAACTGCCAACATTTGTTTAATCAATAACATAAACCTACTGCAAAACACACTTTAGGTGGGAAGCTCTATGCTCCATTAgtttttgtgtgttaatgtctttaatcagctttttaaaaagctcTATCATAAAGATATTAGGGTTTTTTATTCATAGCTCAATAATGGCTTGGCAACTAAATGCTTTTCATATAAACAAAGATCAAAACAGTGATTATTTTGTTAATTCAATTACAACATATCTCATGGCTCTGACACAAAAGGGCTGTGCTGTGGTAGCTGTTGGCCCATTTGTTAAAAGGTTGTTGATCTTTATTTAAGGTTGAAGATGTCACATTTTACAACCAACTATAtaattagaaatacatttaattagtgGCTGCCCCAAAAATATGGACCTGTATCAACTTTCATCTCACAACTTCAGTGAGAAAACACAAGGAGTAACACAAGCTAGCAGGACACCAGCTAGCTTGCTTTACTACTTGTTAGATAGCTAGAAAAGTACCTTGGCTAGATTTAACCGGTGTAACATTAGCTAAATGAATTCCTGTGGAATTATAAACGGTATACTTTATCTTgttaacaaacatttttagaCTTTTTGTCTTTATAGTACTTGCTTTACTGGTTAAAGCTTCCCAACCTGCTTGTGATGTAAAATCAAAGTGGTTGATTTCTAACGTTTAAGCATTAACtacttaaaaataattataaccTTAAGGTAACTCTAAGCATTTAACCCTAAACTAACCACAACTTATCCAATTCAAATTTGAACCCTGTCAGCtactttcaaaaatgtattctagCCTAAAATACAAAGTGTATTACTCAGACTGGTGCCCACAAGGATAGTTAAACAACTGAATCACTAACCCACATTTACAGATATATTatacattaacatttaacaCTGATTTTTTTGCACAAATGTGTGAGCTTGTGCACAACTGCAGTAGATCACGGATAAGTAAGGACAATACTGTAGCTATataagcaaaaacacaaaagctcacacttacatgcatccacacaatcacacaaattAATTAACTTTCATTTTTGTTCCTACAAGATGAGATGGAGGGATTGGATCTGGAGGGTAAGACAGAAGCGGCGACCACAGACCTGTAGTTACCCTGGGATTAGTTCAATTCAATCATATCTACAGAGAGCATTGATCCTTTTAACTAATAAATATTCTGTTATTGGAAAAACACTCGACTGCTTCCATTCAAAATCTGTATTGATTGAATTGAAATAGACCCCACAGATACCAATCAGCTTGGGATCTGAATATATATTAGGCCTAATAGTGTTAGTAATTccccttttaaaaacatctccTAATACCCTATGGACCAATCTATATTATCCTTGTATCCAGAAAATATAGAGAAACTGGGAAAAAAGCACCTAATCCTTGTGATAATAGCTGAACGAAGCAAATGGAAAACTGTGCAGCTATaagtgggacattttttaaatgttctattcTCTATAATAATAGCTTAGGTTTATAGTCGTACTGCCCAACCTTTCTTTTAAAGCATAGTCCATTATAGCATACAGTATCAGCAGAATTGTTGATGCATGTAGATGACCTATGTAGTTGTCCAttattccttcctttttttctcaaaacctCCTGTTTATTTCTGTCGTTGTTGCCCTAATTCACTTCCTTTGTCTGTGGTATTTCTCTCTACTTTCACCACTCGGCTCTGTCTCATTGggatattaaatacatttccctcTTTCGTTTTTTCTCtacctctttctttctcttcttcttcctcctgcagagcCAAGTCGGCCTCAAGGAGGTGCAGACGGTCGTGGTCACGGCGAGGAGAGCGAGCCCTCAGATGATGAGATGCTGTCTCTATCCAGCCAGCGAAGCAGCGCCAGCACGGCCCCCCAAAGACCTGACCCCCCTCCAATGCCTGGCGCCCGTGCACCTGCGGAAGAAGTGGATCTACTTGGCCTCGATGGGGAAGAGATCAACCGTCCTTCATCTCAGACCCCGTCCGCTGCAGGCGCAACAACTGACCTTCTAGGGGACTTGTTTGGGGGCCCACCCCAGCCAACCAGTGGGGGGTCATCTGCCCAGTCCACACCACAGAAAGTAGTCCCGAACACTGCATCACCGTGTCCTTCACCTGCACCAACAGGTGATATAACTTGTTTGAAAGTACATTCTCCCTTCTTTTCTTTGTCGCTCTTAACCACATTATACAGTGTGATATGTGGTTTAATCTTCACATCTCATGGTTTTCATGAGATGGTAATTGGAACATAAATTAAGATTATTTTGTCACACTTATAAAGcttataaagtaaaacatagtCATGAAAATGTAGGATCCACAAGTAggttcagaagaaaaaaatcaaatagtAGTCCTGCAGGAAAGTAGGAGATTAAAGTTTATCTTACAATGTGTAATGCAAACAATCAAAGATTAAttggaaaatacaaaatgctaAATGATAATTACTCTTTTGGCATGTAgaaaaaaactcatttaaaaatacatactaTTCAAAGAATCTACACATTTCCATTGCAAAAAttaagaaattaaatgaaacaaaaagtcCGGCCATGTCATTTTTCTAGACTAACACaataagattatttttttgtttccctcagCATTTGATCCCTTTGGGACAGGTCCCATGCCTAAGCCTCAGGACATGATGGGTTCATTCCTTACAACAGGTAACGTGGGGCAGCCAGACCCCTTCCTGCATGCTGCTCGCTCTCCATCACCCACCCTGCAGCCTGGTAAGGcatgcttctgctgctgctgcacactctcacagcattttattttttgttgaagaCTCCATATTAAGATAAGGCAAGTTATTGAGTGTCTCTAAGTCTGCTGCTATGCCTTAACAAATAAGCATGCATCATGGTTGTCTCTACACCTCCACTCTGGTTAAAACTGGCCTGAGCCTGCACTGttataaatgtcttttttctttctcatcatTTTGCACTTCACATTGCTTATTCACATGCTTGCCTATATAttattgctgctgtttgtttggaaATTACTATGTTTTATAAGTATTTGAAGCATGTCTGATTAGTATTGCCTGCAGATTGCACAGGCTTCATGTCACCCTAACACTTATATTATGTTTCCATGAAACAACATATTCAGCTTGCTGACATTTCTTGAGACTTAATGTTTTTTACAGAGCAGTGTGTGCATATTGAATCAAGACCAGAACATTATCAGTATGCTTTTTAATCTTTGCTAATCCTAAATTGACATTATCATTAATGTGTATGTTGGCCTGAACCCAACTTTAACTTGCAGTAACACTTGTGAAGACAGGTTTGAACAAACCCTGCAAATATCATTTAGAAGTTGCTGTTCTCTATTTCAAGTATTAAATATATACGTCATATACAGTCAGAGGCTTACTATGAATACTTTTGGTCTTAGAGCAAGGAATATATCAACAGTAAATGTAGTTTCAAAAACTAACAACTACATCGAGTCAGACATCAAACATCCCCTAGTAACGCTTTATGACTTATCATTTTCTGTCTGGATTCCTGTTGCTCAGTTCCTATTCACTGTGTTTTCAGTCTTGGGTTAACCTTTACATTTTCCTGTAGGCCGAAACTCCCCCGTCCCACCCACCACCCCAACAGTCAACATCCAGCAGCAAAACGCGAAGGGAGGGTGGGACTGGAACAGACCCGCTACTACAAGCACAGGTAGAGACAAGTAACAAACATTCACAATTTTAAACCATTTTGTCCAGATTTACTTCAGTGGAAACTAGgggaaaaaaatactgaagagtaaaataacaaaaactcTAAAACGTTTATGCATTGCAGGAGCAGGGTTTGGTATGGGAAGTCTGTCAGCAACTACGAGCCCCACAGGCTCAGTCCACAGCACCCCCACccaccaaaccaaaccaaacgTCCTGGACCCATTCGCTGACTTAGGCAACCTTGGTGGAAGCCTTGGAGGTCAGTCACTGGAAATTGGCTGGAACCAATGAACAAGACTCTCTGATATTTTTATCGCAtgtcattacatttatatttgcagGGTCCGGCTTCTCCAGCAAACCGACCACTCCTACTGGGCCTACCCCTTCCATCCCTCCCATGGGTTCCCCTTCGCGACCTCCCCCATCTCCCCAGCACGCAGGAGCAGGCTTCCCTTCGTGGCAGCCAGGTGCTGGAGTTGGCGGAGGATGGCAACCGCAAGGACAGGGCCCTGCACCACAGCCAAAGCCCAGCCCCAGCCACACCCCCATGCCGCACAC
This DNA window, taken from Eleginops maclovinus isolate JMC-PN-2008 ecotype Puerto Natales chromosome 9, JC_Emac_rtc_rv5, whole genome shotgun sequence, encodes the following:
- the dnajc6 gene encoding putative tyrosine-protein phosphatase auxilin isoform X3 is translated as MDSSEMDANYGGGLLDMVKGGAGKFFSNFKDNLKDTLKDTSTKVMHQVATYTKGELDIAYITSRIIVMTYPAESVQIGYQNHVEDIRSFLDSRHADHYTVFNLSQRNYRGAKFSNRVSECNWPSRQAPSLHNLFAVCKNMHNWLKQNPKNVCVITCSDGRAPSGVLVCAMFCFCHLFNNPVPAMQLLSAKRPGSGLWPSHRRYIGYVCSMVSEKPSLPHSKPLMIKGLTMSPVPCFNKQRSGCRPFCDVLIGETKIFSTAQEYERMREHRIQEGKVAFPLGVSVQGDVVVSVYHMRSTIGGRLQAKVSNTQIFQIQFHTGFIAPGTTVLKFSKPELDACDSPEKYPQLFHVILDVEVEGVDKQKDLTPPWEQFPCKDLNPNVLFSCHQEHQDALAIAEPSRPQGGADGRGHGEESEPSDDEMLSLSSQRSSASTAPQRPDPPPMPGARAPAEEVDLLGLDGEEINRPSSQTPSAAGATTDLLGDLFGGPPQPTSGGSSAQSTPQKVVPNTASPCPSPAPTAFDPFGTGPMPKPQDMMGSFLTTGNVGQPDPFLHAARSPSPTLQPGRNSPVPPTTPTVNIQQQNAKGGWDWNRPATTSTGAGFGMGSLSATTSPTGSVHSTPTHQTKPNVLDPFADLGNLGGSLGGSGFSSKPTTPTGPTPSIPPMGSPSRPPPSPQHAGAGFPSWQPGAGVGGGWQPQGQGPAPQPKPSPSHTPMPHTSPGNRPNYNVSFSAMGGGSPSAGVKAQAAMGTKPKVVNANFDDLLSGQGFAGTKEKKGPRTIAEMRKEEMAKEMDPEKIKILDWIEGKERNIRALLSTMHTVLWEGETRWKPVGMADLVTPEQVKKVYRKAVLVVHPDKATGQPYEQYAKMIFMELNDAWSEFDSQGQKPLY
- the dnajc6 gene encoding putative tyrosine-protein phosphatase auxilin isoform X1 → MSLLGAYKKKTSYDGYESLQLVDSGGDSFSVSRGSSNSGSATLAGSISATLGPKAGPLREEDCSTMDSSEMDANYGGGLLDMVKGGAGKFFSNFKDNLKDTLKDTSTKVMHQVATYTKGELDIAYITSRIIVMTYPAESVQIGYQNHVEDIRSFLDSRHADHYTVFNLSQRNYRGAKFSNRVSECNWPSRQAPSLHNLFAVCKNMHNWLKQNPKNVCVITCSDGRAPSGVLVCAMFCFCHLFNNPVPAMQLLSAKRPGSGLWPSHRRYIGYVCSMVSEKPSLPHSKPLMIKGLTMSPVPCFNKQRSGCRPFCDVLIGETKIFSTAQEYERMREHRIQEGKVAFPLGVSVQGDVVVSVYHMRSTIGGRLQAKVSNTQIFQIQFHTGFIAPGTTVLKFSKPELDACDSPEKYPQLFHVILDVEVEGVDKQKDLTPPWEQFPCKDLNPNVLFSCHQEHQDALAIAEPSRPQGGADGRGHGEESEPSDDEMLSLSSQRSSASTAPQRPDPPPMPGARAPAEEVDLLGLDGEEINRPSSQTPSAAGATTDLLGDLFGGPPQPTSGGSSAQSTPQKVVPNTASPCPSPAPTAFDPFGTGPMPKPQDMMGSFLTTGNVGQPDPFLHAARSPSPTLQPGRNSPVPPTTPTVNIQQQNAKGGWDWNRPATTSTGAGFGMGSLSATTSPTGSVHSTPTHQTKPNVLDPFADLGNLGGSLGGSGFSSKPTTPTGPTPSIPPMGSPSRPPPSPQHAGAGFPSWQPGAGVGGGWQPQGQGPAPQPKPSPSHTPMPHTSPGNRPNYNVSFSAMGGGSPSAGVKAQAAMGTKPKVVNANFDDLLSGQGFAGTKEKKGPRTIAEMRKEEMAKEMDPEKIKILDWIEGKERNIRALLSTMHTVLWEGETRWKPVGMADLVTPEQVKKVYRKAVLVVHPDKATGQPYEQYAKMIFMELNDAWSEFDSQGQKPLY
- the dnajc6 gene encoding putative tyrosine-protein phosphatase auxilin isoform X2; translation: MSLLGAYKKKTSYDGYESLQLVDSGGDSFSVSRGSSNSGSATLAGSISATLGPKAGPLREEDCSTMDSSEMDANYGGGLLDMVKGGAGKFFSNFKDNLKDTLKDTSTKVMHQVATYTKGELDIAYITSRIIVMTYPAESVQIGYQNHVEDIRSFLDSRHADHYTVFNLSQRNYRGAKFSNRVSECNWPSRQAPSLHNLFAVCKNMHNWLKQNPKNVCVITCSDGRAPSGVLVCAMFCFCHLFNNPVPAMQLLSAKRPGSGLWPSHRRYIGYVCSMVSEKPSLPHSKPLMIKGLTMSPVPCFNKQRSGCRPFCDVLIGETKIFSTAQEYERMREHRIQEGKVAFPLGVSVQGDVVVSVYHMRSTIGGRLQAKVSNTQIFQIQFHTGFIAPGTTVLKFSKPELDACDSPEKYPQLFHVILDVEVEGVDKQKDLTPPWEQFPCKDLNPNVLFSCHQEHQDALAIAEPSRPQGGADGRGHGEESEPSDDEMLSLSSQRSSASTAPQRPDPPPMPGARAPAEEVDLLGLDGEEINRPSSQTPSAAGATTDLLGDLFGGPPQPTSGGSSAQSTPQKVVPNTASPCPSPAPTAFDPFGTGPMPKPQDMMGSFLTTGRNSPVPPTTPTVNIQQQNAKGGWDWNRPATTSTGAGFGMGSLSATTSPTGSVHSTPTHQTKPNVLDPFADLGNLGGSLGGSGFSSKPTTPTGPTPSIPPMGSPSRPPPSPQHAGAGFPSWQPGAGVGGGWQPQGQGPAPQPKPSPSHTPMPHTSPGNRPNYNVSFSAMGGGSPSAGVKAQAAMGTKPKVVNANFDDLLSGQGFAGTKEKKGPRTIAEMRKEEMAKEMDPEKIKILDWIEGKERNIRALLSTMHTVLWEGETRWKPVGMADLVTPEQVKKVYRKAVLVVHPDKATGQPYEQYAKMIFMELNDAWSEFDSQGQKPLY